In Anguilla rostrata isolate EN2019 chromosome 1, ASM1855537v3, whole genome shotgun sequence, a genomic segment contains:
- the evla gene encoding enah/Vasp-like a isoform X6: protein MPGQEPSPGQLRRVSSAVIRLSSPAGQRQVQNGPSTDDAEGQRRMMEQQQQQQMQAQIERERRTSASVSTLQFKVCPSPYQSEAPPPEYRHYRASTLPPPSYARVTSSPSSCSSSSSQGTEVVCPPQQAQTSQLSTSLASAFSPVQSGVGGAQSRNVRQIPISPPTTPRHQGRKLPPKHGTWSSPCSFSAQPSSPPNVTVSLQPLALPLPPLRAPPSILASLSPEEHCPSKPGSTSRTLPLKKPEGSFASSYEAAPLPALIGQQAQGPAHQLPFPSFQVQQLHQATPPFNSSPPSYNTQSEGAAPKKTPTLTPNSCPAVPPGHPSVLSVAPPIAAPAPALVGGPPPPPPPPGPPPPSSGAPPPPPPLPASGGPGGPGEEAPSGLAAALAGAKLRRVQRSEDGSVGASAGGAKSDANRSSGGGGGGLMEEMNALLARRRKAATQTEKPGDRKEDDSQNEDPNSPITRVPGQPNSTDPVKKPWDRANSAEKSSLVSRVRPIGSSSDTDALDFDRMKQEILEEVVRELHKVKNEIIDAIRHELSRISTT, encoded by the exons AAtgatggagcagcagcagcagcagcagatgcaGGCGCAAATAGAGAGGGAGCGACGGACATCCGCATCAG TCTCCACCCTTCAGTTTAAAGTGTGTCCGTCTCCCTACCAGTCCGAAGCTCCCCCTCCTGAGTACAGACACTATCGAGCCAGCACCTTGCCTCCCCCTTCCTATGCCAGagtcacctcctccccctcctcttgcTCCTCTTCGTCCTCCCAGGGCACAGAGGTGGTCTGCCCCCCTCAGCAGGCCCAGACCTCCCAGCTGAGCACCTCGCTGGCCTCGGCCTTCTCCCCAGTGCAgtccggggtggggggcgctCAGTCCCGTAACGTGCGGCAGATCCCCATTtcccccccaacaaccccccgGCACCAGGGCCGTAAGCTCCCCCCCAAGCATGGCACCTGGTCCTCCCCCTGCTCATTCTCTGCTCAGCCATCTTCGCCTCCCAATGTGACTGTGTCCCTCCAGCCTCTGGCCCTTCCTTTGCCCCCCCTCAGagctcctccctccatcctggCCTCCCTCTCACCAGAGGAGCACTGCCCCTCCAAGCCAGGCTCCACCTCTCGTACACTTCCCCTCAAAAAACCAGAGGGCTCCTTTGCATCCAGCTATGaggctgcccccctccctgctctgattggccagcaggcccagggccccgcccatCAGCTCCCATTCCCTTCCTTTCAAGTGCAACAGCTAcaccaggccacgccccccttcAACTCTTCACCCCCCTCTTACAACACTCAGTCTGAAGGGGCAGCACCCAAGAAGACCCCCACGCTCACACCCAACTCCT GTCCTGCTGTCCCACCAGGGCATCCCTCTGTACTCTCAGTGGCTCCTCCCATTGCTGCACCAGCCCCTGCACTGGTGGGGGGGCCCCCACCTCCGCCGCCCCCACCGGGCCCTCCACCGCCTTCCTCAGGggccccaccacctccccctccgCTGCCGGCTAGTGGAGGGCCTGGGGGACCAGGGGAGGAGGCCCCCTCAGGGCTGGCTGCTGCACTAGCTGGGGCCAAACTGCGGAGAGTGCAAAGA TCTGAGGATGGCTCAGTGGGGGCCAGCGCCGGTGGTGCCAAGAGCGATGCCAACAGGagcagcgggggtgggggcgggggtctcATGGAGGAGATGAATGCCCTGCTGGCACGAAG AAGAAAAGCAGCTACGCAGACAGAAAAACCAGGGGACAGGAAAGAGGATGACAGCCAAAAT GAGGACCCAAACTCACCCATCACCCGTGTTCCTGGCCAGCCCAACTCCACAG ATCCAGTGAAGAAGCCATGGGACCGAGCAAATTCTGCCGAGAAGTCTTCGTTGGTATCCAG GGTGAGACCAATTGGCAGCAGCAGTGACACAGACGCCTTAGACTTTGACAGAATGAAGCAG GAAATTTTGGAGGAGGTTGTACGTGAATTGCACAAAGTGAAGAATGAGATCATTGATG CCATTCGACATGAACTCAGTAGAATTAGCACGACATAA
- the degs2 gene encoding sphingolipid delta(4)-desaturase/C4-monooxygenase DES2 isoform X1, translated as MGIEGGRGDFEWVYNDQPHTSRRKEILAKYPEIKSLMGPDPQLKWVVSGMVLTQLLACYLVHDLSWKWVLFWAYAFGGCINHSLTLAIHDISHNVAFGNKQARWNRWFAMFANLPIGLPYSASFKKYHIDHHRYLGGDGLDVDVPTDLEGWFFCTPLRKVVWLFLQPFFYALRPLVVNPKPVSRLEALNAMVQLVADILIYYLWGLKPVLYLISGSILCMGLHPISGHFIAEHYMFLKGHETYSYYGPLNLITFNVGYHMEHHDFPSIPGSRLPLVKKMAAEYYDFLPQHTSWVRVLWDFVFDDSIGPYARIKRHYKLVKSE; from the exons ATGGGGATTGAAGGTGGAAGGGGGGACTTTGAATGGGTTTACAATGACCAACCGCACACCTcaagaagaaaagaaatattAG CAAAGTATCCAGAGATCAAGTCTTTGATGGGACCAGACCCTCAACTGAAGTGGGTGGTATCTGGCATGGTGCTGACCCAGCTTCTGGCCTGCTATCTGGTGCATGACCTCTCCTGGAAGTGGGTCTTATTCTGGGCCTACGCATTTGGTGGCTGCATCAACCACTCACTGACCCTGGCCATCCATGACATCTCACACAATGTGGCGTTTGGCAATAAGCAGGCTCGCTGGAACCGCTGGTTCGCCATGTTTGCCAACCTGCCCATTGGACTGCCCTACTCTGCTTCCTTCAAAAAGTACCACATCGATCACCACCGTTACCTGGGGGGGGATGGGCTGGATGTGGATGTGCCCACTGACCTGGAGGGCTGGTTTTTCTGTACCCCTTTGCGCAAAGTGGTCTGGCTGTTCTTGCAGCCCTTTTTTTATGCTCTCCGCCCCCTGGTAGTCAATCCCAAGCCTGTGTCCCGACTGGAGGCGCTCAATGCCATGGTGCAGCTTGTGGCAGACATTCTGATTTACTACCTGTGGGGGCTGAAGCCTGTGCTGTACCTGATCTCTGGCTCCATCCTCTGCATGGGTCTGCACCCCATTTCTGGCCACTTCATCGCCGAACACTACATGTTCCTGAAGGGCCACGAGACCTACTCCTACTACGGCCCCCTCAACTTAATCACTTTCAATGTTGGTTACCACATGGAGCACCACGACTTCCCAAGCATCCCTGGCAGCAGACTACCACTT GtaaagaaaatggcagcagaGTACTACGACTTCCTGCCGCAGCATACATCTTGGGTGCGCGTGCTGTGGGACTTTGTTTTTGACGACAGCATCGGGCCATACGCCAGGATCAAGCGTCACTACAAGCTGGTCAAATCGGAGTGA
- the degs2 gene encoding sphingolipid delta(4)-desaturase/C4-monooxygenase DES2 isoform X2, giving the protein MGPDPQLKWVVSGMVLTQLLACYLVHDLSWKWVLFWAYAFGGCINHSLTLAIHDISHNVAFGNKQARWNRWFAMFANLPIGLPYSASFKKYHIDHHRYLGGDGLDVDVPTDLEGWFFCTPLRKVVWLFLQPFFYALRPLVVNPKPVSRLEALNAMVQLVADILIYYLWGLKPVLYLISGSILCMGLHPISGHFIAEHYMFLKGHETYSYYGPLNLITFNVGYHMEHHDFPSIPGSRLPLVKKMAAEYYDFLPQHTSWVRVLWDFVFDDSIGPYARIKRHYKLVKSE; this is encoded by the exons ATGGGACCAGACCCTCAACTGAAGTGGGTGGTATCTGGCATGGTGCTGACCCAGCTTCTGGCCTGCTATCTGGTGCATGACCTCTCCTGGAAGTGGGTCTTATTCTGGGCCTACGCATTTGGTGGCTGCATCAACCACTCACTGACCCTGGCCATCCATGACATCTCACACAATGTGGCGTTTGGCAATAAGCAGGCTCGCTGGAACCGCTGGTTCGCCATGTTTGCCAACCTGCCCATTGGACTGCCCTACTCTGCTTCCTTCAAAAAGTACCACATCGATCACCACCGTTACCTGGGGGGGGATGGGCTGGATGTGGATGTGCCCACTGACCTGGAGGGCTGGTTTTTCTGTACCCCTTTGCGCAAAGTGGTCTGGCTGTTCTTGCAGCCCTTTTTTTATGCTCTCCGCCCCCTGGTAGTCAATCCCAAGCCTGTGTCCCGACTGGAGGCGCTCAATGCCATGGTGCAGCTTGTGGCAGACATTCTGATTTACTACCTGTGGGGGCTGAAGCCTGTGCTGTACCTGATCTCTGGCTCCATCCTCTGCATGGGTCTGCACCCCATTTCTGGCCACTTCATCGCCGAACACTACATGTTCCTGAAGGGCCACGAGACCTACTCCTACTACGGCCCCCTCAACTTAATCACTTTCAATGTTGGTTACCACATGGAGCACCACGACTTCCCAAGCATCCCTGGCAGCAGACTACCACTT GtaaagaaaatggcagcagaGTACTACGACTTCCTGCCGCAGCATACATCTTGGGTGCGCGTGCTGTGGGACTTTGTTTTTGACGACAGCATCGGGCCATACGCCAGGATCAAGCGTCACTACAAGCTGGTCAAATCGGAGTGA